The proteins below come from a single Sorghum bicolor cultivar BTx623 chromosome 4, Sorghum_bicolor_NCBIv3, whole genome shotgun sequence genomic window:
- the LOC8074687 gene encoding probable leucine-rich repeat receptor-like serine/threonine-protein kinase At3g14840 isoform X6, which produces MESRQGVREFLNELVAISGISHDNLVRLYGYCVEGDQRILVYNHLENNSLAQTLLGSRHSNIQFNWETRVNICLGIARGLEYLHHGVSPYIVHRDIKASNILLDRDLTPKISDFGLAKLLPPNATHVSTRVAGTLFAYSILIGRGYLAPEYAIRGQVTRKSDVYSFGVLLLEIVSGRSNSDTRLAYEDQILLEKFPEITNGVLLLQTWMYYEQGILEKIIDRSLGSDLDVAQACRFLKVGLLCTQDVMRHRPDMSKVIAMLTGESDIDSEKISKPAIISDFMDLKVRSMRKASDIATSSTFLSSLMAHSSPMLSNETTQASITSTGISDRE; this is translated from the exons ATGGAGTCAAGACAAGGAGTAAGGGAGTTTCTGAATGAACTCGTGGCAATTTCCGGCATCTCACATGATAATCTTGTGAGACTTTATGGGTATTGTGTTGAAGGAGACCAAAGAATCCTTGTATACAATCATCTTGAAAATAATAGCCTTGCACAAACACTTCTAG GCTCCCGCCACAGCAATATCCAGTTCAATTGGGAAACTCGAGTAAATATTTGCCTTGGCATTGCACGGGGATTAGAATACCTCCATCATGGTGTCAGTCCCTACATTGTCCATCGAGACATTAAAGCAAGCAACATACTTCTTGATAGGGATCTTACCCCAAAAATCTCTGATTTTGGTCTAGCAAAGCTTCTTCCACCAAACGCGACACATGTTAGCACAAGAGTTGCAGGAACACT CTTTGCTTACTCAATTTTAATTGGCAGAGGCTATTTGGCTCCTGAATATGCTATTCGAGGACAAGTGACACGCAAATCAGATGTTTACAGTTTTGGCGTTCTCCTTCTAGAAATTGTTAGTGGGAGATCAAACAGCGATACAAGATTAGCATATGAAGATCAGATACTCCTTGAAAAG TTCCCAGAGATCACCAATGGGGTTCTCCTCTTGCAGACATGGATGTATTATGAGCAGGGGATTTTGGAGAAAATCATAGACAGATCTTTGGGCAGTGACTTGGATGTTGCACAAGCTTGCAGATTCCTTAAAGTCGGGCTGTTGTGTACACAAGATGTCATGAGACACCGGCCTGACATGTCAAAGGTCATCGCCATGCTTACAGGCGAATCGGACATCGATTCAGAGAAGATTAGCAAGCCCGCTATCATTAGTGACTTTATGGATCTCAAGGTCAGGAGCATGAGGAAAGCAAGTGACATTGCTACCTCCTCAACATTCCTGTCCTCTCTCATGGCACATTCTTCGCCTATGCTGTCGAATGAGACGACACAAGCATCCATTACATCCACTGGGATATCGGATCGTGAGTGA
- the LOC8074687 gene encoding putative serine/threonine-protein kinase isoform X5, whose product MQGQLRNGTSIAVKVLSMESRQGVREFLNELVAISGISHDNLVRLYGYCVEGDQRILVYNHLENNSLAQTLLGSRHSNIQFNWETRVNICLGIARGLEYLHHGVSPYIVHRDIKASNILLDRDLTPKISDFGLAKLLPPNATHVSTRVAGTLFAYSILIGRGYLAPEYAIRGQVTRKSDVYSFGVLLLEIVSGRSNSDTRLAYEDQILLEKFPEITNGVLLLQTWMYYEQGILEKIIDRSLGSDLDVAQACRFLKVGLLCTQDVMRHRPDMSKVIAMLTGESDIDSEKISKPAIISDFMDLKVRSMRKASDIATSSTFLSSLMAHSSPMLSNETTQASITSTGISDRE is encoded by the exons ATGCAGGGACAGCTCAGGAATGGAACAAGTATTGCTGTCAAGGTCCTTTCGATGGAGTCAAGACAAGGAGTAAGGGAGTTTCTGAATGAACTCGTGGCAATTTCCGGCATCTCACATGATAATCTTGTGAGACTTTATGGGTATTGTGTTGAAGGAGACCAAAGAATCCTTGTATACAATCATCTTGAAAATAATAGCCTTGCACAAACACTTCTAG GCTCCCGCCACAGCAATATCCAGTTCAATTGGGAAACTCGAGTAAATATTTGCCTTGGCATTGCACGGGGATTAGAATACCTCCATCATGGTGTCAGTCCCTACATTGTCCATCGAGACATTAAAGCAAGCAACATACTTCTTGATAGGGATCTTACCCCAAAAATCTCTGATTTTGGTCTAGCAAAGCTTCTTCCACCAAACGCGACACATGTTAGCACAAGAGTTGCAGGAACACT CTTTGCTTACTCAATTTTAATTGGCAGAGGCTATTTGGCTCCTGAATATGCTATTCGAGGACAAGTGACACGCAAATCAGATGTTTACAGTTTTGGCGTTCTCCTTCTAGAAATTGTTAGTGGGAGATCAAACAGCGATACAAGATTAGCATATGAAGATCAGATACTCCTTGAAAAG TTCCCAGAGATCACCAATGGGGTTCTCCTCTTGCAGACATGGATGTATTATGAGCAGGGGATTTTGGAGAAAATCATAGACAGATCTTTGGGCAGTGACTTGGATGTTGCACAAGCTTGCAGATTCCTTAAAGTCGGGCTGTTGTGTACACAAGATGTCATGAGACACCGGCCTGACATGTCAAAGGTCATCGCCATGCTTACAGGCGAATCGGACATCGATTCAGAGAAGATTAGCAAGCCCGCTATCATTAGTGACTTTATGGATCTCAAGGTCAGGAGCATGAGGAAAGCAAGTGACATTGCTACCTCCTCAACATTCCTGTCCTCTCTCATGGCACATTCTTCGCCTATGCTGTCGAATGAGACGACACAAGCATCCATTACATCCACTGGGATATCGGATCGTGAGTGA
- the LOC8074687 gene encoding putative serine/threonine-protein kinase isoform X4: MSCCSIFCKKRRATRQPSSHHNEDVPGGTNITKYTYKELARATDNFNQSNKIGEGGFGSVYKGQLRNGTSIAVKVLSMESRQGVREFLNELVAISGISHDNLVRLYGYCVEGDQRILVYNHLENNSLAQTLLGSRHSNIQFNWETRVNICLGIARGLEYLHHGVSPYIVHRDIKASNILLDRDLTPKISDFGLAKLLPPNATHVSTRVAGTLGYLAPEYAIRGQVTRKSDVYSFGVLLLEIVSGRSNSDTRLAYEDQILLEKTWMYYEQGILEKIIDRSLGSDLDVAQACRFLKVGLLCTQDVMRHRPDMSKVIAMLTGESDIDSEKISKPAIISDFMDLKVRSMRKASDIATSSTFLSSLMAHSSPMLSNETTQASITSTGISDRE; this comes from the exons ATGAGTTGCTGTTCTATATTTTGCAAGAAAAGAAGGGCAACGCGGCAACCAAGTTCCCACCATAATGAAG ACGTACCTGGTGGTACAAATATAACAAAATACACTTATAAGGAGCTAGCAAGGGCAACAGATAACTTTAACCAATCGAACAAGATAGGTGAGGGTGGTTTTGGTTCTGTTTACAAG GGACAGCTCAGGAATGGAACAAGTATTGCTGTCAAGGTCCTTTCGATGGAGTCAAGACAAGGAGTAAGGGAGTTTCTGAATGAACTCGTGGCAATTTCCGGCATCTCACATGATAATCTTGTGAGACTTTATGGGTATTGTGTTGAAGGAGACCAAAGAATCCTTGTATACAATCATCTTGAAAATAATAGCCTTGCACAAACACTTCTAG GCTCCCGCCACAGCAATATCCAGTTCAATTGGGAAACTCGAGTAAATATTTGCCTTGGCATTGCACGGGGATTAGAATACCTCCATCATGGTGTCAGTCCCTACATTGTCCATCGAGACATTAAAGCAAGCAACATACTTCTTGATAGGGATCTTACCCCAAAAATCTCTGATTTTGGTCTAGCAAAGCTTCTTCCACCAAACGCGACACATGTTAGCACAAGAGTTGCAGGAACACT AGGCTATTTGGCTCCTGAATATGCTATTCGAGGACAAGTGACACGCAAATCAGATGTTTACAGTTTTGGCGTTCTCCTTCTAGAAATTGTTAGTGGGAGATCAAACAGCGATACAAGATTAGCATATGAAGATCAGATACTCCTTGAAAAG ACATGGATGTATTATGAGCAGGGGATTTTGGAGAAAATCATAGACAGATCTTTGGGCAGTGACTTGGATGTTGCACAAGCTTGCAGATTCCTTAAAGTCGGGCTGTTGTGTACACAAGATGTCATGAGACACCGGCCTGACATGTCAAAGGTCATCGCCATGCTTACAGGCGAATCGGACATCGATTCAGAGAAGATTAGCAAGCCCGCTATCATTAGTGACTTTATGGATCTCAAGGTCAGGAGCATGAGGAAAGCAAGTGACATTGCTACCTCCTCAACATTCCTGTCCTCTCTCATGGCACATTCTTCGCCTATGCTGTCGAATGAGACGACACAAGCATCCATTACATCCACTGGGATATCGGATCGTGAGTGA
- the LOC8074687 gene encoding putative serine/threonine-protein kinase isoform X2 gives MSCCSIFCKKRRATRQPSSHHNEDVPGGTNITKYTYKELARATDNFNQSNKIGEGGFGSVYKGQLRNGTSIAVKVLSMESRQGVREFLNELVAISGISHDNLVRLYGYCVEGDQRILVYNHLENNSLAQTLLGSRHSNIQFNWETRVNICLGIARGLEYLHHGVSPYIVHRDIKASNILLDRDLTPKISDFGLAKLLPPNATHVSTRVAGTLGYLAPEYAIRGQVTRKSDVYSFGVLLLEIVSGRSNSDTRLAYEDQILLEKFPEITNGVLLLQTWMYYEQGILEKIIDRSLGSDLDVAQACRFLKVGLLCTQDVMRHRPDMSKVIAMLTGESDIDSEKISKPAIISDFMDLKVRSMRKASDIATSSTFLSSLMAHSSPMLSNETTQASITSTGISDRE, from the exons ATGAGTTGCTGTTCTATATTTTGCAAGAAAAGAAGGGCAACGCGGCAACCAAGTTCCCACCATAATGAAG ACGTACCTGGTGGTACAAATATAACAAAATACACTTATAAGGAGCTAGCAAGGGCAACAGATAACTTTAACCAATCGAACAAGATAGGTGAGGGTGGTTTTGGTTCTGTTTACAAG GGACAGCTCAGGAATGGAACAAGTATTGCTGTCAAGGTCCTTTCGATGGAGTCAAGACAAGGAGTAAGGGAGTTTCTGAATGAACTCGTGGCAATTTCCGGCATCTCACATGATAATCTTGTGAGACTTTATGGGTATTGTGTTGAAGGAGACCAAAGAATCCTTGTATACAATCATCTTGAAAATAATAGCCTTGCACAAACACTTCTAG GCTCCCGCCACAGCAATATCCAGTTCAATTGGGAAACTCGAGTAAATATTTGCCTTGGCATTGCACGGGGATTAGAATACCTCCATCATGGTGTCAGTCCCTACATTGTCCATCGAGACATTAAAGCAAGCAACATACTTCTTGATAGGGATCTTACCCCAAAAATCTCTGATTTTGGTCTAGCAAAGCTTCTTCCACCAAACGCGACACATGTTAGCACAAGAGTTGCAGGAACACT AGGCTATTTGGCTCCTGAATATGCTATTCGAGGACAAGTGACACGCAAATCAGATGTTTACAGTTTTGGCGTTCTCCTTCTAGAAATTGTTAGTGGGAGATCAAACAGCGATACAAGATTAGCATATGAAGATCAGATACTCCTTGAAAAG TTCCCAGAGATCACCAATGGGGTTCTCCTCTTGCAGACATGGATGTATTATGAGCAGGGGATTTTGGAGAAAATCATAGACAGATCTTTGGGCAGTGACTTGGATGTTGCACAAGCTTGCAGATTCCTTAAAGTCGGGCTGTTGTGTACACAAGATGTCATGAGACACCGGCCTGACATGTCAAAGGTCATCGCCATGCTTACAGGCGAATCGGACATCGATTCAGAGAAGATTAGCAAGCCCGCTATCATTAGTGACTTTATGGATCTCAAGGTCAGGAGCATGAGGAAAGCAAGTGACATTGCTACCTCCTCAACATTCCTGTCCTCTCTCATGGCACATTCTTCGCCTATGCTGTCGAATGAGACGACACAAGCATCCATTACATCCACTGGGATATCGGATCGTGAGTGA
- the LOC8074687 gene encoding putative serine/threonine-protein kinase isoform X1 — MSCCSIFCKKRRATRQPSSHHNEDVPGGTNITKYTYKELARATDNFNQSNKIGEGGFGSVYKGQLRNGTSIAVKVLSMESRQGVREFLNELVAISGISHDNLVRLYGYCVEGDQRILVYNHLENNSLAQTLLGSRHSNIQFNWETRVNICLGIARGLEYLHHGVSPYIVHRDIKASNILLDRDLTPKISDFGLAKLLPPNATHVSTRVAGTLFAYSILIGRGYLAPEYAIRGQVTRKSDVYSFGVLLLEIVSGRSNSDTRLAYEDQILLEKFPEITNGVLLLQTWMYYEQGILEKIIDRSLGSDLDVAQACRFLKVGLLCTQDVMRHRPDMSKVIAMLTGESDIDSEKISKPAIISDFMDLKVRSMRKASDIATSSTFLSSLMAHSSPMLSNETTQASITSTGISDRE, encoded by the exons ATGAGTTGCTGTTCTATATTTTGCAAGAAAAGAAGGGCAACGCGGCAACCAAGTTCCCACCATAATGAAG ACGTACCTGGTGGTACAAATATAACAAAATACACTTATAAGGAGCTAGCAAGGGCAACAGATAACTTTAACCAATCGAACAAGATAGGTGAGGGTGGTTTTGGTTCTGTTTACAAG GGACAGCTCAGGAATGGAACAAGTATTGCTGTCAAGGTCCTTTCGATGGAGTCAAGACAAGGAGTAAGGGAGTTTCTGAATGAACTCGTGGCAATTTCCGGCATCTCACATGATAATCTTGTGAGACTTTATGGGTATTGTGTTGAAGGAGACCAAAGAATCCTTGTATACAATCATCTTGAAAATAATAGCCTTGCACAAACACTTCTAG GCTCCCGCCACAGCAATATCCAGTTCAATTGGGAAACTCGAGTAAATATTTGCCTTGGCATTGCACGGGGATTAGAATACCTCCATCATGGTGTCAGTCCCTACATTGTCCATCGAGACATTAAAGCAAGCAACATACTTCTTGATAGGGATCTTACCCCAAAAATCTCTGATTTTGGTCTAGCAAAGCTTCTTCCACCAAACGCGACACATGTTAGCACAAGAGTTGCAGGAACACT CTTTGCTTACTCAATTTTAATTGGCAGAGGCTATTTGGCTCCTGAATATGCTATTCGAGGACAAGTGACACGCAAATCAGATGTTTACAGTTTTGGCGTTCTCCTTCTAGAAATTGTTAGTGGGAGATCAAACAGCGATACAAGATTAGCATATGAAGATCAGATACTCCTTGAAAAG TTCCCAGAGATCACCAATGGGGTTCTCCTCTTGCAGACATGGATGTATTATGAGCAGGGGATTTTGGAGAAAATCATAGACAGATCTTTGGGCAGTGACTTGGATGTTGCACAAGCTTGCAGATTCCTTAAAGTCGGGCTGTTGTGTACACAAGATGTCATGAGACACCGGCCTGACATGTCAAAGGTCATCGCCATGCTTACAGGCGAATCGGACATCGATTCAGAGAAGATTAGCAAGCCCGCTATCATTAGTGACTTTATGGATCTCAAGGTCAGGAGCATGAGGAAAGCAAGTGACATTGCTACCTCCTCAACATTCCTGTCCTCTCTCATGGCACATTCTTCGCCTATGCTGTCGAATGAGACGACACAAGCATCCATTACATCCACTGGGATATCGGATCGTGAGTGA
- the LOC8074687 gene encoding putative serine/threonine-protein kinase isoform X3 yields the protein MSCCSIFCKKRRATRQPSSHHNEDVPGGTNITKYTYKELARATDNFNQSNKIGEGGFGSVYKGQLRNGTSIAVKVLSMESRQGVREFLNELVAISGISHDNLVRLYGYCVEGDQRILVYNHLENNSLAQTLLGSRHSNIQFNWETRVNICLGIARGLEYLHHGVSPYIVHRDIKASNILLDRDLTPKISDFGLAKLLPPNATHVSTRVAGTLFAYSILIGRGYLAPEYAIRGQVTRKSDVYSFGVLLLEIVSGRSNSDTRLAYEDQILLEKTWMYYEQGILEKIIDRSLGSDLDVAQACRFLKVGLLCTQDVMRHRPDMSKVIAMLTGESDIDSEKISKPAIISDFMDLKVRSMRKASDIATSSTFLSSLMAHSSPMLSNETTQASITSTGISDRE from the exons ATGAGTTGCTGTTCTATATTTTGCAAGAAAAGAAGGGCAACGCGGCAACCAAGTTCCCACCATAATGAAG ACGTACCTGGTGGTACAAATATAACAAAATACACTTATAAGGAGCTAGCAAGGGCAACAGATAACTTTAACCAATCGAACAAGATAGGTGAGGGTGGTTTTGGTTCTGTTTACAAG GGACAGCTCAGGAATGGAACAAGTATTGCTGTCAAGGTCCTTTCGATGGAGTCAAGACAAGGAGTAAGGGAGTTTCTGAATGAACTCGTGGCAATTTCCGGCATCTCACATGATAATCTTGTGAGACTTTATGGGTATTGTGTTGAAGGAGACCAAAGAATCCTTGTATACAATCATCTTGAAAATAATAGCCTTGCACAAACACTTCTAG GCTCCCGCCACAGCAATATCCAGTTCAATTGGGAAACTCGAGTAAATATTTGCCTTGGCATTGCACGGGGATTAGAATACCTCCATCATGGTGTCAGTCCCTACATTGTCCATCGAGACATTAAAGCAAGCAACATACTTCTTGATAGGGATCTTACCCCAAAAATCTCTGATTTTGGTCTAGCAAAGCTTCTTCCACCAAACGCGACACATGTTAGCACAAGAGTTGCAGGAACACT CTTTGCTTACTCAATTTTAATTGGCAGAGGCTATTTGGCTCCTGAATATGCTATTCGAGGACAAGTGACACGCAAATCAGATGTTTACAGTTTTGGCGTTCTCCTTCTAGAAATTGTTAGTGGGAGATCAAACAGCGATACAAGATTAGCATATGAAGATCAGATACTCCTTGAAAAG ACATGGATGTATTATGAGCAGGGGATTTTGGAGAAAATCATAGACAGATCTTTGGGCAGTGACTTGGATGTTGCACAAGCTTGCAGATTCCTTAAAGTCGGGCTGTTGTGTACACAAGATGTCATGAGACACCGGCCTGACATGTCAAAGGTCATCGCCATGCTTACAGGCGAATCGGACATCGATTCAGAGAAGATTAGCAAGCCCGCTATCATTAGTGACTTTATGGATCTCAAGGTCAGGAGCATGAGGAAAGCAAGTGACATTGCTACCTCCTCAACATTCCTGTCCTCTCTCATGGCACATTCTTCGCCTATGCTGTCGAATGAGACGACACAAGCATCCATTACATCCACTGGGATATCGGATCGTGAGTGA